From a region of the Babylonia areolata isolate BAREFJ2019XMU chromosome 25, ASM4173473v1, whole genome shotgun sequence genome:
- the LOC143299601 gene encoding plexin-B-like, with the protein MEEGGLSHVVVDGESGAVYVGGRDRVHELSPELQPVQTAVTGPCTDSPDCLPPTHQASCPFPRRPTHNHNKLLVLVPRLRLLVTCGSVYQGACETRPLLNLSHPKTYYTAEDVTNFAVAANSPQASTVGFVAPGVGVGGVAEEVLYVAVTYTGSSRSSGLYRDQVPAISSRSLRPQHRFCLASLTSPLRGRSSSIFLKSKVRAAYPIRYVTGFSDSGFSYFLSVQRASDVNFFSYTDVPLLCRNHHRADYNILEAARIISPGKRLREALGIGEQEGEEKVMVAAFSRKEEGAGGGGGGGGGRMHSALCVYRMSQVRARILDNVKLCHHGNTSVSGGGYLRVGPRGNCNRQSVRSTLQQSCRTAPSGVGTSAGLPLVVWEPVEDCLVVWEPVQDCP; encoded by the exons atggaggaggggggcctGAGTCACGTGGTGGTGGACGGGGAGAGCGGGGCGGTGTACGTGGGGGGCAGGGACCGGGTGCACGAGCTGTCCCCGGAACTACAACCGGTGCAGACCGCCGTGACTGGGCCCTGCACGGACAGCCCGGACTGCCTCCCGCCCACCCACCAGGCGTCCTGCCCCTTCCCGCGCCgccccacccacaaccacaacaagctgctggtgctggtgcccCGACTCCGCCTGCTGGTCACCTGCGGCAGCGTGTACCAGGGTGCCTGCGAGACGCGGCCTCTCCTCAACCTCTCCCACCCAAAGACCTACTACACCGCCGAGGACGTGACCAATTTCGCCGTGGCGGCCAACTCCCCTCAGGCGTCCACCGTGGGCTTTGTGGCCCCTGGAGTGGGCGTGGGGGGCGTGGCTGAGGAGGTGCTGTACGTGGCTGTGACCTACACGGGCTCCTCGCGCTCCTCGGGCCTGTACCGCGACCAGGTGCCCGCCATCAGCTCGCGCAGCCTCCGGCCTCAGCACCGCTTCTGCCTGGCCTCGCTGACCTCTCCCTTGAGGGGCCggtcctcctccatcttcctcaaGAGCAAGGTCAGGGCCGCCTACCCCATCCGCTACGTCACCGGCTTCAGCGACTCTGGCTTCAGTTACTTCCTGTCCGTGCAGAGGGCGtcg GACGTCAACTTCTTCTCCTACACGGACGTGCCTCTCCTGTGCAGGAACCACCACCGCGCAGACTACAACATTCTGGAGGCCGCCAGGATCATCTCCCCTGGAAAGCGGCTCCGCGAAGCGCTGGGCATtggggagcaggagggggaggagaaggtgaTGGTGGCGGCCTTTTCCCGGAaggaggagggggccgggggtgggggtggtggcggcggaGGCCGCATGCACTCTGCACTGTGCGTGTACCGCATGTCCCAGGTTCGGGCCCGCATCCTGGACAACGTCAAGCTCTGTCACCATGGCAACACCTCCGTCAGCGGCGGCGGCTACCTGAGGGTGGGACCCCGGGGCAACTGCAACCGGCAG AGTGTCCGCTCCACACTGCAACAGTCT TGCAGGACTGCCCCTAGTGGTGTGGGAACCAGTGCAGGACTGCCCCTAGTGGTGTGGGAACCAGTGGAGGACTGCCTAGTGGTGTGGGAACCAGTGCAGGACTGCCCCTAG